In Mastigocladopsis repens PCC 10914, a single window of DNA contains:
- a CDS encoding STAS domain-containing protein has protein sequence MGLSNGSKILEVLEKYQADLLADWIQTIMANNTRKGLLKETELQEECREFLSLLKTAAQYGNLTNVQSSEWRSVREMLVSISRTRSHKGFTPLETATFIFSFKQPLFTCLRQELSEDANALVEETWLATTLIDKLGLLTTEAYQKTREEIIIRQQEELLELSTPVIKLWEGVLALPIIGTLDSRRTQVMMESLLQKIVETGSEIAIIDITGVPTVDTLTAQHLLKTVTAARLMGAECIISGIRPQIAQTIVYLGVDLADVVTKASLADAFLLALKRLGMTINRPQA, from the coding sequence ATGGGTTTGAGCAATGGAAGTAAAATTCTAGAGGTTCTTGAAAAATACCAAGCGGATCTGTTAGCAGATTGGATTCAAACGATAATGGCTAACAACACCCGCAAAGGTTTGCTCAAAGAAACGGAACTACAAGAGGAGTGTCGGGAATTCCTCAGTTTGCTGAAGACGGCTGCACAGTACGGCAACTTGACCAACGTGCAATCCTCTGAATGGCGCTCTGTGCGAGAAATGCTGGTTAGCATTTCTCGTACTCGTTCGCACAAAGGCTTTACACCTTTGGAAACTGCCACCTTTATTTTCTCGTTTAAACAACCTCTATTTACTTGTTTGCGCCAGGAATTGTCTGAGGATGCAAACGCTCTGGTTGAAGAAACTTGGCTTGCCACCACTCTTATAGACAAGCTGGGACTCTTAACTACCGAAGCTTATCAAAAAACGCGTGAAGAAATCATCATTCGCCAGCAAGAGGAGTTGCTGGAACTTTCAACACCCGTTATTAAGCTTTGGGAAGGCGTTTTGGCTCTGCCCATTATTGGTACTTTAGACAGCCGCCGCACTCAGGTGATGATGGAGTCTTTGTTGCAGAAGATTGTTGAGACAGGTTCAGAAATTGCCATTATCGACATCACCGGAGTGCCAACAGTGGACACACTCACAGCTCAGCACTTACTCAAGACAGTCACCGCAGCGCGGTTAATGGGTGCAGAGTGCATTATCAGCGGAATTCGCCCCCAGATTGCTCAAACGATTGTTTACTTGGGTGTTGATTTGGCAGACGTGGTCACAAAGGCAAGTTTAGCGGACGCTTTTCTGCTGGCTCTAAAACGCCTTGGGATGACAATCAACCGTCCGCAAGCCTAG
- a CDS encoding STAS domain-containing protein produces MERIPILKMGEFLVVTIQVDMHDQLAMTLQDDLTNRITKTQARGVLIDISSLEIVDSFIGRVLGNIAKMSQVLDAQTVVVGMQPAVAITLVELGLSLTGICTALNVEKGMALLRASLKAAAGGSADGYVRV; encoded by the coding sequence ATGGAACGCATTCCAATACTCAAGATGGGCGAATTCCTTGTGGTGACGATTCAAGTTGATATGCACGATCAGTTAGCAATGACTTTGCAAGATGACTTGACAAATCGCATCACCAAGACTCAGGCTCGTGGAGTGCTGATTGATATTTCGTCTTTAGAAATTGTGGATTCCTTTATTGGCAGAGTCCTGGGGAATATTGCTAAGATGTCACAGGTTCTTGATGCTCAGACCGTTGTGGTCGGAATGCAACCAGCCGTTGCCATCACCTTAGTAGAGTTAGGACTTTCTTTAACGGGTATTTGCACCGCGTTAAACGTTGAAAAGGGCATGGCACTTCTGCGAGCATCGCTGAAGGCGGCTGCTGGAGGAAGCGCCGATGGATATGTACGGGTGTGA
- a CDS encoding anti-sigma regulatory factor, producing MDMYGCETMSIQSSQDVVLVRQKVRQFAVKLGFSLVDQTKIVTAASELARNTLDYGGGGTVRLEALEHGMRRGLRLVFEDSGPGIPDIDLALKDGYTTGNGLGMGLGGAKRLMNEFNIVSRVGEGTCITITKWK from the coding sequence ATGGATATGTACGGGTGTGAAACCATGAGTATCCAATCCTCACAAGATGTGGTTTTAGTTCGGCAGAAGGTGCGTCAGTTTGCTGTTAAACTGGGGTTTAGCCTGGTAGATCAGACGAAAATTGTCACGGCAGCCAGCGAGCTAGCCCGTAATACTTTGGACTACGGAGGCGGTGGTACTGTCAGACTGGAAGCACTCGAGCATGGGATGCGTCGGGGTCTGCGGCTCGTTTTTGAAGATTCAGGACCTGGAATTCCAGATATTGACTTGGCGCTCAAAGATGGATACACCACAGGTAATGGGTTGGGCATGGGGCTGGGCGGTGCCAAGCGACTGATGAATGAATTCAATATCGTTTCCCGTGTAGGTGAGGGCACCTGCATCACAATTACAAAGTGGAAGTAA
- a CDS encoding ATP-binding SpoIIE family protein phosphatase: MRETLALPILEPSQAGEARRSAIALASRLGFNETERGKVAIVVTEIANNLVRHGRDGLLLLQAIEKYNIHGLEVLALDKGPGMDNISECIHDGFSTAGSPGNGLGAISRLSGFVDIHSIRDVGTAILSHLWATPLPTSLALDKLELGVVCLPKAGEEVCGDAWACKISQERSLLLVADGLGHGPLAAQAATEAVRVFHENSHRSPQEIIEAAHGALRSTRGAAVAIAEVNFEHQSVRFAGVGNIAATVLWSEGSYRLVSYNGIVGHEVRKIQEFTHQWHPGALLLLHSDGLGTQWRLERYPGLIHKHPSLIAGVLYRDFYRSRDDVTVLVVRENVSP, translated from the coding sequence ATGAGAGAAACCCTCGCCCTACCAATTTTGGAACCAAGTCAAGCAGGTGAAGCGCGACGGAGTGCGATCGCCCTGGCAAGTCGTCTCGGTTTCAACGAAACCGAGCGGGGAAAGGTTGCCATTGTGGTAACTGAAATTGCAAATAACCTGGTGCGGCATGGTAGGGATGGGCTACTGTTGTTACAGGCAATTGAAAAATACAACATTCACGGTCTGGAAGTCCTGGCGTTAGACAAAGGACCAGGGATGGACAATATCAGCGAGTGCATACATGACGGGTTTTCGACAGCCGGAAGTCCTGGAAATGGGTTAGGAGCTATCAGCCGTCTTTCTGGTTTTGTTGATATTCATTCCATCCGAGATGTAGGAACAGCCATTCTTTCCCATCTTTGGGCTACCCCCTTACCCACAAGTCTAGCCCTAGACAAATTGGAGTTGGGAGTGGTGTGTCTGCCAAAGGCGGGAGAAGAGGTTTGCGGTGATGCTTGGGCATGCAAAATAAGTCAAGAGCGCAGCTTGTTGCTCGTTGCTGATGGATTGGGTCACGGACCGCTAGCCGCTCAAGCCGCAACAGAAGCTGTGCGAGTCTTTCACGAAAATAGCCACCGTAGTCCCCAGGAAATTATCGAAGCCGCTCATGGGGCATTGCGGAGTACGCGGGGAGCAGCAGTGGCGATCGCAGAAGTCAACTTTGAACATCAGTCCGTTCGCTTTGCAGGGGTGGGCAACATTGCCGCCACCGTTCTCTGGTCTGAGGGAAGCTATAGACTTGTTTCCTACAATGGTATAGTTGGGCATGAAGTCCGCAAAATTCAGGAGTTTACCCACCAATGGCATCCAGGGGCACTCTTGCTCTTACATTCCGATGGCTTGGGAACCCAATGGCGGTTAGAGCGCTATCCTGGTCTGATTCACAAACATCCCAGCTTGATTGCTGGCGTTTTATACCGAGACTTTTACCGATCTCGCGATGATGTCACTGTGCTAGTTGTCCGTGAGAATGTATCGCCATGA
- a CDS encoding ATP-binding protein encodes MSTTILTLEICYEQDVVLTRQMARRIAQALGFDAQDQARLATSISEIARNAFVYANGGSVEFSVDNESPQNFWISIRDRGPGIPNLKAILDGQFTSTTGMGLGIIGTRRLMDQFQIESVANQGTTVLMGKTLPKRLPKLTTGRLHQIRDELDGREAQNPFEEIQRQNQELLRAMQELRQREEELTQLNRELEDTNRGVVALYAELDEKADSLQKANELKTRFLSNMSHEFRTPLNSIMSLSRILLDRMDGPLTTEQEKQVKFIQKGAEGLSELVNDLLDLAKVEAGKIVVYPSQFEVSDLFGTLRGMLRPLLAHNSSVALIFEEPVGIPLLYTDEGKVAQILRNFISNALKYTEQGEVRVAAVMAGNRVTFSVADTGIGIAPQDQERIFEDFVQIESHLQQRVKGTGLGLPLSRKLTELLGGSVWVNSELGKGSTFFASLPLVFPGSAEDSSIPQPTWQIDPARHPILVVEDNAETVFAYEKYFQESKYQMISARTLNEAKQALMMFKPIAIMLDILLGKEHSWAFLAETKRNEATRNIPILVISVVDNEKQVMAQGADGFLIKPVDRFLLLNKISTLVKQDRQQKLLLIDDDQASRYVLKQLLVHIPLDILEAADGREGIRLAQLENPDCIVLDMTMPELSGIDVLDQLKSNRVTTSIPVIVNTSKQIESQEQKFLAEHAVAILSKETLSQEVARVLLREALKKAGLFLDT; translated from the coding sequence ATGAGTACAACTATCCTCACCTTAGAAATTTGCTATGAGCAAGATGTGGTGCTGACTCGTCAAATGGCACGTCGGATTGCCCAAGCTTTGGGATTTGATGCCCAAGACCAAGCACGCCTTGCCACATCTATCTCAGAAATCGCTCGAAATGCCTTTGTGTATGCGAATGGCGGAAGTGTTGAATTTTCGGTAGATAACGAATCTCCTCAAAATTTCTGGATTAGCATTCGGGATAGAGGTCCGGGGATTCCTAACTTGAAAGCAATTTTAGATGGGCAATTCACTTCCACAACTGGGATGGGATTGGGGATTATCGGCACTCGTCGGCTGATGGATCAGTTTCAAATTGAGTCGGTTGCGAACCAGGGAACCACAGTATTGATGGGGAAGACCTTGCCAAAGCGATTGCCTAAACTGACAACAGGGCGCTTGCACCAGATTAGAGATGAGTTGGATGGTCGAGAGGCACAAAATCCGTTTGAAGAAATTCAACGGCAGAATCAGGAACTGCTGCGTGCAATGCAGGAACTACGCCAGCGCGAGGAAGAGTTAACTCAGCTCAACCGCGAACTAGAAGATACGAATCGCGGAGTCGTGGCTCTGTATGCTGAATTAGACGAAAAAGCTGATTCTCTACAGAAGGCAAATGAACTCAAGACTCGGTTCCTCTCGAACATGAGCCATGAGTTTCGTACACCCTTGAACTCGATTATGTCTCTGTCTCGGATTTTATTAGACCGAATGGATGGTCCGTTAACAACGGAGCAGGAAAAACAGGTTAAGTTCATTCAAAAAGGTGCGGAGGGTCTATCGGAGTTAGTCAACGACCTTTTAGACCTGGCAAAGGTAGAAGCAGGAAAAATTGTCGTCTATCCCAGCCAGTTTGAAGTGAGCGACCTGTTTGGAACTTTAAGAGGGATGCTACGTCCTCTGCTTGCTCATAACTCTTCGGTTGCTCTTATCTTCGAGGAACCTGTTGGTATTCCACTCCTTTATACAGATGAAGGTAAGGTTGCCCAAATTCTGCGAAACTTCATCTCTAATGCACTAAAGTATACTGAGCAGGGTGAGGTGCGGGTGGCGGCAGTCATGGCAGGCAACAGAGTCACTTTCTCTGTTGCCGATACAGGTATTGGAATTGCACCGCAGGATCAAGAGCGGATTTTTGAGGATTTTGTTCAGATAGAGTCTCACCTCCAACAACGGGTCAAAGGAACAGGTTTAGGGCTGCCACTCTCGCGCAAGTTGACAGAACTGTTGGGAGGAAGCGTCTGGGTTAATAGTGAATTAGGGAAGGGATCTACGTTTTTTGCTTCGCTCCCACTGGTGTTTCCTGGTTCTGCCGAAGATTCCTCAATACCACAACCGACTTGGCAAATCGATCCGGCTCGCCACCCCATCCTGGTTGTGGAAGACAATGCTGAAACTGTTTTTGCTTACGAAAAGTATTTTCAAGAGTCGAAGTATCAGATGATTTCGGCACGAACGCTCAACGAGGCAAAACAGGCGCTTATGATGTTTAAGCCAATCGCCATCATGTTAGATATTTTACTTGGAAAGGAACACTCTTGGGCGTTTCTGGCTGAAACCAAGAGGAATGAAGCAACCCGAAATATTCCCATTCTTGTCATTAGTGTCGTAGATAACGAGAAGCAAGTGATGGCTCAAGGAGCCGATGGGTTCTTGATTAAGCCTGTAGATAGATTTTTACTGTTGAACAAAATCAGTACGCTGGTCAAGCAGGACAGGCAACAAAAACTTTTGCTGATTGATGATGATCAGGCATCCCGCTACGTGTTGAAGCAACTTCTAGTCCATATTCCCCTAGATATTCTGGAAGCTGCGGATGGACGTGAGGGGATTCGTTTAGCTCAACTCGAAAATCCTGACTGTATTGTGTTAGATATGACTATGCCAGAATTGAGTGGCATTGATGTTTTAGACCAGCTAAAAAGCAACAGAGTTACTACCTCTATTCCCGTAATTGTTAACACATCAAAACAGATCGAATCCCAAGAGCAAAAGTTTCTCGCTGAACACGCTGTGGCAATTCTTTCTAAAGAGACTCTTTCTCAAGAAGTAGCGAGGGTTCTACTACGGGAAGCCCTCAAAAAAGCTGGGCTATTCTTAGACACCTGA
- a CDS encoding response regulator gives MSEPLVTILHVDDNQTNRYVVARVLRNAGFAVVEAATGEAGLRAIAQAQPELVILDVQLPDMNGFEVCHRIKSNPATANLPVLHLSAHFTESRDKAQGLDSGADAYLAQPVEPIELIATVKALLRMRRAEDSATLLAREWQTTFDSISDGVGLLDKEGKFLRCNSSMTKLLNKPSSEIIGRLHQDLMQKALGCNVTPFLRVQETRHRQSLVIHTGGRWFSVTVDPVLDEFGGFTGAVYNLADITAQRQAEIALRSSEERFRLLLENVKDYAIFFLDSQGRMNGWSLGAEYILGYQEAEILGQPTGIIFIPEDLQQGEEKKELEKAVREGRAENERWHVRKDGSRFWGSGIVTRLIDEAGQLRGFCKIMRDLTEQKRAEDERTQLLEREQQARSAAEAANRMKDEFLATLSHELRSPLNAMLGWIHLLNTRKFDEVTTARAMETIERNAKSQAQLVEDLLDVSRIIQGKLRLNVRPIQLVPVISAALETVRPAADAKEIQIQSLLDSTAGAVAGDSDRLQQVVWNLLSNAIKFTPKGGRVQVRLERVNSHVEITVADTGRGIDPEFLPYLFERFRQADSSTTRIYSGLGLGLAIVRHLVELHGGTVHAESIGEGKGATLTVRLPLVKESRKAGKPGSHRCAGVSPVEATGVSRGENTAVPILDGVRILVVDDEADTRDFLVAAIEMCGGEVIAVSSVVEAIQVISQQRLDVLVSDIGMPGEDGYSLIRKVRTLPKEQGGEIPAVALTAYARAEDRMRSLSAGFQMHLSKPVEPDKLATVVASLVNNTGSSG, from the coding sequence ATGTCAGAACCGTTAGTCACAATCTTGCATGTTGACGACAACCAAACCAACCGTTATGTTGTCGCTCGTGTATTGCGAAATGCTGGCTTTGCGGTTGTAGAAGCGGCGACAGGCGAGGCGGGGTTAAGGGCAATCGCTCAAGCTCAACCTGAATTGGTGATTCTGGATGTCCAGCTTCCTGATATGAACGGCTTTGAAGTTTGTCATCGGATTAAATCCAACCCAGCGACTGCCAATCTTCCCGTGCTTCATCTGTCTGCCCATTTTACAGAAAGTCGGGACAAAGCTCAAGGATTAGACAGCGGTGCAGATGCTTACCTAGCGCAACCCGTCGAGCCAATTGAGTTAATTGCAACGGTGAAAGCGTTATTGAGGATGCGGCGGGCTGAGGACTCAGCCACACTTCTAGCACGGGAGTGGCAAACAACTTTCGATTCGATTAGTGATGGGGTTGGGTTACTAGACAAGGAAGGTAAATTCCTGCGTTGTAACAGTTCCATGACAAAGCTTTTGAACAAACCGTCTAGCGAAATCATCGGTAGGCTGCATCAGGATCTGATGCAAAAGGCACTCGGCTGCAATGTCACTCCCTTCCTTCGTGTTCAGGAAACTCGACATCGTCAAAGCTTGGTCATTCACACTGGGGGACGGTGGTTTTCTGTCACAGTAGATCCGGTACTGGATGAATTTGGAGGCTTTACTGGTGCTGTTTACAACCTGGCTGATATCACGGCTCAAAGGCAGGCAGAAATAGCGTTGCGTTCAAGCGAAGAACGGTTCCGCTTACTGTTGGAAAACGTCAAAGACTACGCAATTTTCTTCTTAGACTCACAAGGGCGGATGAACGGTTGGAGTTTGGGAGCGGAGTATATTTTGGGCTATCAGGAGGCAGAGATTCTCGGACAACCTACCGGCATTATCTTTATACCGGAAGACTTGCAGCAGGGGGAAGAAAAGAAAGAACTGGAAAAAGCAGTCAGAGAAGGGCGGGCTGAGAATGAACGCTGGCATGTACGCAAAGATGGCAGCCGTTTCTGGGGAAGTGGCATCGTTACACGCTTAATAGATGAAGCTGGACAGCTACGAGGCTTCTGCAAAATTATGCGTGATCTCACTGAGCAAAAGCGAGCCGAAGATGAACGCACCCAGTTACTTGAGCGTGAGCAACAGGCACGAAGTGCAGCAGAAGCAGCCAATCGCATGAAGGATGAATTTTTGGCGACTCTTTCCCACGAACTCCGCTCTCCCCTGAATGCGATGCTGGGGTGGATTCACTTACTCAATACTCGTAAGTTTGACGAAGTTACAACTGCACGCGCAATGGAAACGATTGAGCGCAACGCCAAGTCACAAGCACAACTGGTTGAAGATTTGCTGGATGTCTCCCGCATTATTCAGGGTAAGCTGCGCTTGAATGTTCGTCCCATTCAACTGGTGCCGGTGATTTCAGCAGCGTTGGAAACGGTGCGTCCAGCTGCTGATGCCAAGGAAATTCAAATCCAATCACTACTTGACTCAACAGCAGGTGCAGTTGCAGGCGACTCTGACCGTTTGCAGCAAGTTGTCTGGAACTTATTATCTAATGCGATTAAGTTTACCCCTAAAGGAGGACGAGTTCAAGTCCGGCTAGAACGTGTTAACTCCCATGTTGAAATTACGGTTGCCGATACAGGACGGGGCATAGATCCTGAGTTTTTACCTTATTTGTTTGAACGCTTTCGGCAGGCTGATAGTTCAACGACACGCATCTATTCTGGATTAGGACTGGGGCTGGCAATCGTGCGTCACTTGGTAGAGTTGCACGGTGGCACCGTTCATGCAGAAAGTATTGGTGAGGGGAAGGGAGCAACCCTGACAGTGAGGCTGCCACTTGTTAAAGAAAGCAGGAAAGCAGGGAAGCCGGGGAGCCACCGCTGTGCGGGTGTTTCCCCCGTTGAGGCGACTGGCGTGAGCAGGGGAGAAAATACTGCTGTGCCCATACTTGATGGAGTGCGAATACTGGTGGTGGATGATGAAGCTGATACGCGAGATTTCCTCGTGGCTGCAATAGAGATGTGTGGAGGTGAAGTTATTGCAGTTTCATCGGTCGTTGAGGCAATTCAAGTCATCTCGCAACAGAGATTGGATGTGCTAGTCAGCGATATTGGTATGCCGGGGGAAGATGGCTACAGCTTAATTCGCAAGGTACGGACGCTCCCCAAAGAGCAAGGAGGAGAGATTCCAGCAGTGGCATTAACAGCTTATGCTAGGGCAGAAGACCGGATGCGATCGCTCTCGGCAGGATTTCAAATGCACTTGTCTAAGCCTGTGGAACCAGATAAATTGGCAACTGTGGTTGCTAGCTTGGTGAACAACACTGGAAGTAGTGGATAG
- a CDS encoding YegS/Rv2252/BmrU family lipid kinase, which produces MNRSACLIFNPVAGQGDSEQDLAMIRAILEPEIDLDIQLTTEEISAEELAYEAVRRGVDTIIASGGDGTLSAAAAAVVGSDIPFGIISRGTANAFATALGIPDTIDAACKVILQGVTRTVDAADCNGHPMVLLTGIGFEADTVERADREAKNRFGFLAYILAGLQELRNLQSFDVEIETEEKIIKTSAVAVTVANAAPPSSVLAQGPGGIIVDDGLLDLTIVASVTRAGAIAAAFHLFQTASAGNAAERNDIGYLRAKQFKITTDPVQKIVVDGEILGTTPVEIRCIPAGLKVFVPSIEEEEPAEKLEGLPNLTIEEKQSAENSPD; this is translated from the coding sequence ATGAATCGTTCCGCCTGCCTTATCTTTAATCCAGTTGCGGGTCAAGGTGACTCAGAACAAGATTTGGCGATGATTCGGGCAATCCTAGAGCCAGAAATCGACCTGGATATTCAACTGACAACTGAAGAAATCAGCGCTGAAGAATTGGCATATGAAGCGGTTAGGCGGGGTGTAGATACCATTATTGCGTCGGGGGGAGATGGGACTCTCTCCGCAGCTGCGGCAGCTGTGGTGGGTAGCGACATTCCGTTTGGCATTATTTCACGGGGAACGGCAAACGCTTTTGCCACAGCTTTAGGAATCCCTGACACTATCGATGCAGCCTGTAAAGTCATTTTGCAGGGAGTCACTCGGACTGTAGATGCAGCAGATTGTAACGGTCATCCAATGGTACTGCTGACAGGTATCGGCTTTGAAGCCGATACCGTAGAAAGAGCAGATCGGGAAGCAAAAAATCGGTTCGGCTTTCTCGCGTATATTCTTGCAGGACTGCAAGAACTGCGGAATTTACAGAGCTTCGATGTAGAAATTGAAACAGAGGAAAAAATCATTAAAACTTCCGCAGTTGCAGTCACAGTAGCAAATGCAGCACCTCCCTCTTCAGTCTTAGCTCAGGGACCAGGGGGAATCATTGTCGATGATGGGTTACTAGATTTAACAATAGTAGCTTCAGTGACCAGGGCAGGAGCGATCGCCGCAGCGTTTCATCTGTTTCAAACTGCTTCTGCTGGGAATGCCGCAGAGAGAAATGACATTGGTTATCTGCGAGCAAAACAATTTAAAATCACAACTGATCCTGTGCAAAAAATTGTTGTTGACGGAGAAATTTTAGGGACAACTCCTGTGGAGATTCGCTGCATTCCAGCGGGTTTGAAAGTCTTTGTCCCTTCTATAGAAGAAGAGGAACCAGCAGAAAAACTGGAGGGACTGCCAAATTTGACGATTGAAGAGAAACAAAGCGCAGAAAACTCTCCTGATTAA
- a CDS encoding metallophosphoesterase family protein, whose translation MKLVSDPAIADKIRKMNQRVRWQDPVIVERGIDQTQLVLDDGSSDDPEFSFLVVGDSGSGGHRGHNPQRQVAELMQPHCQECRFMLHTGDVIYLVGSKEYYQENFIKPYREFLVGGEHPKRIAYDRMVFTRPILPVPGNHDYYDLPLLFGLVSFATMPLRRLVRSRLDLDVGAQGSWQGDAYAKAFLDYLKAFMLPGDLARHLDEHYTAKTDTGRCLRYEPGRFTRLPNRYYTFRYGGIDFFALDSNTFNAPPPLPATQEGEANRKELEVRRDELEQQKMQYMEQSAKLNPDNPAEAEQLDDMQQRVSQIEEIIVDIDKQLATDEKTVTDIDQLQWLKQRLIESWNTADVRGRVIYFHHPPYVTEATKWQQAQTLAVRNRLRDVLNAVAEVIGSKTGDRPLVDLVLNGHAHCLEHIETFNTGGADSHIHWIVCGGSGYSLRRQRTEGADLMEDQKLVARSHLFIGRNGQGSQKRRPYSCLRIEVKGGSPPKFIIRPLVAEWYQRQWHNYEVQPFTI comes from the coding sequence TTGAAACTCGTATCCGATCCGGCGATCGCCGACAAAATTCGCAAGATGAACCAGCGGGTGCGGTGGCAAGACCCCGTAATTGTTGAACGGGGGATTGACCAAACTCAGTTGGTTCTGGACGATGGAAGCTCTGACGATCCAGAGTTCTCATTTCTGGTTGTGGGTGACAGTGGTTCCGGAGGACACCGGGGTCACAATCCTCAGCGACAAGTTGCCGAACTGATGCAACCCCATTGCCAAGAATGCCGTTTCATGTTGCATACGGGCGATGTGATCTATCTGGTGGGGTCAAAGGAGTACTATCAAGAAAACTTCATCAAACCTTACCGAGAGTTTCTTGTAGGAGGAGAGCATCCCAAGCGCATTGCCTATGACAGGATGGTTTTCACTCGACCAATCCTACCTGTACCAGGAAATCACGATTACTACGATCTGCCGCTTTTGTTTGGCTTGGTATCCTTTGCAACAATGCCGCTGCGTCGCCTAGTCCGGTCGAGGCTAGACTTAGATGTTGGCGCTCAGGGTTCATGGCAAGGTGACGCTTATGCAAAAGCATTTCTGGATTACCTGAAGGCGTTTATGCTTCCAGGGGATTTAGCTCGTCACCTAGACGAACATTACACCGCAAAAACAGATACTGGTCGCTGTTTGCGCTACGAGCCGGGGCGTTTCACCCGCCTTCCCAATCGTTACTATACCTTCCGCTACGGTGGCATAGACTTCTTCGCTCTGGATTCCAATACATTTAACGCTCCGCCTCCCCTACCTGCAACACAGGAAGGAGAAGCTAATCGCAAGGAATTGGAGGTACGCCGCGATGAACTAGAGCAGCAGAAAATGCAATATATGGAGCAATCAGCAAAACTCAATCCAGATAACCCCGCCGAAGCAGAACAACTCGATGATATGCAGCAACGGGTATCACAAATTGAGGAAATTATTGTTGATATAGATAAGCAATTAGCCACTGACGAAAAAACAGTGACTGATATCGACCAGCTTCAATGGCTCAAGCAAAGACTGATTGAATCCTGGAATACCGCAGATGTTCGCGGACGGGTGATTTATTTCCACCATCCTCCCTACGTGACTGAGGCGACGAAATGGCAACAAGCCCAAACTTTAGCAGTTCGTAACCGTTTGCGTGATGTCCTCAATGCAGTCGCTGAGGTTATAGGTTCCAAGACAGGCGATCGCCCTCTGGTTGATTTGGTCTTAAATGGTCACGCTCACTGCTTGGAACATATTGAGACATTCAACACAGGAGGCGCTGACTCTCATATTCATTGGATTGTCTGCGGTGGGAGTGGCTACAGCCTGCGACGACAGCGGACCGAGGGAGCAGATTTGATGGAAGACCAGAAGTTAGTGGCGCGTTCGCACCTTTTTATTGGTCGCAACGGTCAAGGCTCACAAAAGCGAAGACCTTACTCTTGTTTGCGTATTGAGGTTAAAGGCGGTTCTCCTCCCAAGTTCATCATTCGCCCTTTAGTTGCCGAGTGGTATCAGCGACAGTGGCATAATTACGAAGTTCAGCCGTTTACGATTTGA
- a CDS encoding CAAD domain-containing protein has protein sequence MEANLQETEAVDTTLATPIGALEGSALGTQPLLPPATKPNTKWQQIGTQISDFLSNLPDNTVRFFIEYNQPIITVALIVAAIVTLKVVFAVLDSINDIPLIYPTFELIGIGYTTWFVFRYLIQASTRQELAAQIQSIKNEISGSST, from the coding sequence ATGGAAGCCAACCTACAAGAAACGGAAGCCGTCGATACGACGTTAGCCACGCCTATAGGAGCACTTGAAGGTTCAGCACTTGGAACTCAGCCACTCCTCCCGCCTGCTACTAAACCTAATACAAAGTGGCAGCAAATTGGTACGCAAATATCGGATTTTTTATCCAATTTGCCTGATAACACAGTTAGATTTTTCATTGAATATAATCAGCCGATTATCACTGTTGCTTTAATTGTTGCAGCAATTGTTACACTTAAGGTAGTTTTTGCAGTCTTGGATTCAATAAATGATATTCCGCTGATATATCCAACTTTCGAGTTGATTGGAATTGGTTACACAACTTGGTTCGTTTTTCGTTATCTCATACAAGCTTCAACTCGCCAAGAATTAGCTGCACAAATTCAGTCTATTAAAAACGAAATTTCTGGCAGTTCAACCTAG
- a CDS encoding BON domain-containing protein, with product MKKLTPFLMTCVLLFSAAACQNPPARTSADAPTTTQEVTAPPEPQATEAAKEDAQSQLRRDQLNADIRAREQRNNAFNDGKATGRSESNLESEVRSKLEANIPNGHLTVAASEDGTVTVSGTVTNKDQLAKIDRLPKEIKGVTKVINKATVAQAKS from the coding sequence ATGAAAAAGCTAACTCCTTTCTTAATGACTTGCGTTTTACTTTTTAGTGCTGCTGCCTGTCAAAATCCTCCGGCTAGAACCAGTGCAGATGCGCCTACCACGACACAAGAAGTGACCGCACCACCAGAGCCACAAGCCACAGAAGCTGCTAAAGAAGATGCTCAAAGTCAGCTCCGCAGAGACCAACTTAATGCGGACATTCGCGCTCGCGAACAGCGTAATAATGCATTTAATGATGGTAAGGCTACTGGCAGAAGCGAAAGCAACCTAGAAAGTGAAGTTCGCTCCAAGTTAGAGGCTAACATCCCCAATGGTCATTTAACAGTTGCAGCTTCAGAGGATGGTACGGTAACAGTATCGGGAACTGTAACTAATAAGGATCAACTTGCTAAGATTGACCGTTTGCCTAAAGAAATCAAAGGGGTTACAAAAGTGATTAATAAAGCAACAGTCGCCCAGGCAAAAAGCTAA